In Collimonas arenae, a single genomic region encodes these proteins:
- a CDS encoding GNAT family N-acetyltransferase — protein MSNNLTSPAVRAMHDNDIASVMRIQAECYPPSMQESEEVFRARLALTPTTCWIWSLPRQSAAAYLFCYPSQKDAITALGDQFKIAAMPDCLYLHDLAVSPSARGQRAANTLVAAALNHARGNAMAWSALVSVQQSQSFWGTLGYASVEVQHSPARENLDSYRVAGNQNAPVYMLQRLT, from the coding sequence ATGAGCAACAATCTTACCTCGCCTGCGGTCCGCGCCATGCATGACAACGACATTGCGTCCGTCATGCGGATCCAAGCCGAGTGCTATCCGCCATCCATGCAGGAATCCGAAGAAGTATTTCGCGCCCGCCTGGCGCTCACTCCTACCACTTGCTGGATCTGGTCGCTACCTAGGCAAAGTGCGGCAGCTTATCTGTTTTGTTACCCGTCGCAAAAGGATGCGATCACTGCGCTGGGCGACCAGTTCAAGATCGCGGCGATGCCGGATTGCTTGTACCTGCACGATCTCGCAGTATCGCCAAGCGCCCGCGGCCAGCGTGCGGCCAATACATTGGTGGCGGCAGCGCTGAACCATGCGCGAGGAAACGCCATGGCATGGAGCGCACTGGTATCAGTGCAGCAGTCGCAATCATTCTGGGGGACACTCGGCTATGCATCTGTAGAGGTCCAACATTCCCCTGCCAGGGAAAACCTTGACAGCTATCGAGTGGCCGGCAACCAAAACGCCCCGGTTTATATGTTGCAACGGCTGACTTAG
- a CDS encoding DUF4870 family protein has protein sequence MANELVFDSKLHSEKNLAWWLYLFHAASLLFSLGAFSWIPLIINYVKRQDAADSFVYSHHNWQIRSFWWYLLWMFVGGALFLTVIGIPLAFVVWGLAWLWKAYRLLKGLIDLNDNKAMPA, from the coding sequence ATGGCGAACGAACTGGTTTTTGATAGCAAACTGCATTCCGAGAAGAACCTGGCCTGGTGGCTCTACCTGTTTCACGCCGCAAGCCTGCTGTTCTCTCTGGGTGCATTTTCCTGGATTCCATTGATTATCAACTATGTAAAACGTCAGGATGCAGCCGACAGCTTTGTGTACAGTCACCACAATTGGCAGATCCGCTCGTTCTGGTGGTATCTGCTGTGGATGTTCGTGGGTGGTGCGCTATTCCTGACCGTCATCGGGATTCCGCTGGCATTCGTGGTGTGGGGACTGGCCTGGCTGTGGAAAGCCTATCGCTTGCTGAAAGGCTTGATCGATTTGAATGACAACAAGGCAATGCCGGCATAA
- the ispD gene encoding 2-C-methyl-D-erythritol 4-phosphate cytidylyltransferase gives MNTPRYFALIPAAGVGTRLGATIPKQYMQLAGQPMLAHVLTTFAAASLISHVFVVVSADDGYIADLMAAAPHLQGRVTVLFHGGASRQESVLNGLQAIRQQVDEEDWILVHDAARPGLTQSLIQHLITTLGGDLVGGLLALPVVDTLKRGDQNARVAQTVERAALWAAQTPQMFRYSLLTRALILADAVTDEAGAVELLGLQPRLVEGSPRNFKVTLPHDVALAEMFLKE, from the coding sequence ATGAATACACCCCGCTATTTTGCCCTGATTCCCGCCGCCGGCGTCGGCACCCGGCTGGGAGCGACGATTCCCAAGCAATATATGCAACTGGCCGGCCAGCCGATGCTGGCGCATGTATTGACTACTTTTGCCGCTGCCAGCCTGATTAGCCACGTATTCGTCGTGGTTAGCGCCGATGACGGCTATATTGCCGACCTGATGGCCGCCGCGCCACATTTGCAGGGGCGGGTGACGGTGCTGTTTCACGGCGGCGCCAGCCGTCAGGAGTCCGTATTGAACGGTTTGCAGGCGATCAGGCAGCAGGTTGACGAGGAAGACTGGATACTGGTGCATGACGCCGCCCGGCCGGGACTTACCCAGAGTTTGATCCAGCACTTGATCACGACGCTGGGGGGCGATCTGGTGGGCGGATTATTGGCGTTGCCGGTGGTCGATACGCTGAAGCGCGGCGATCAGAATGCCCGCGTGGCGCAAACCGTCGAACGTGCTGCGCTGTGGGCTGCGCAAACGCCGCAAATGTTCCGCTACAGCTTGCTGACACGCGCCCTGATCCTGGCCGATGCGGTCACCGATGAGGCTGGCGCGGTCGAGTTGCTAGGCTTGCAGCCACGTCTGGTCGAAGGTAGTCCGCGTAATTTCAAAGTGACTCTGCCGCATGACGTCGCGTTGGCCGAAATGTTTTTAAAGGAATAA
- the serB gene encoding phosphoserine phosphatase SerB: protein MNLILQSLNAERDAIDRIAALTGVAATDISSGGRHAWRCDGIALSESLKAQLDASCYSAQVDYALLLSSPKLSDFKLLAMDMDSTLITIECIDEIADMQGLKPQVSEITEAAMRGELEFNESLTRRVALLKGLDASALQRVYDERLQLSPGAEKMLAAAKAAGIKTLLVSGGFTFFTDRMKASLGLDYAHSNVLEIVDGKLTGKVLGGIVNAEEKQRTVERVCVELGIAANQAIVMGDGANDLNMMSVAGLSVAFRAKPVVRKKASVALNFVGLDGILPILA from the coding sequence ATGAACCTGATCCTGCAAAGCCTGAACGCAGAACGCGACGCCATTGACCGCATTGCCGCACTGACCGGCGTTGCCGCAACCGACATCTCCAGCGGCGGTCGCCATGCATGGCGCTGCGACGGCATCGCATTGAGCGAATCGTTGAAAGCGCAGCTCGACGCCAGCTGCTATAGCGCGCAAGTCGACTATGCCTTGTTGCTATCCTCTCCGAAATTGAGCGATTTCAAATTGCTGGCGATGGATATGGACTCAACCCTGATTACCATCGAATGCATCGATGAAATCGCCGATATGCAGGGTTTGAAGCCGCAAGTTTCGGAGATCACCGAAGCCGCAATGCGCGGCGAACTGGAGTTCAACGAAAGCCTGACCCGGCGCGTCGCCTTGCTCAAAGGCCTGGATGCATCGGCTTTGCAACGGGTGTATGACGAACGGTTGCAATTGTCGCCCGGCGCAGAAAAAATGCTGGCTGCGGCCAAGGCTGCCGGCATCAAGACCTTGCTGGTTTCGGGAGGTTTCACCTTCTTCACAGACCGCATGAAAGCTTCCCTCGGGCTTGATTACGCGCACTCCAATGTGCTTGAAATCGTCGACGGCAAGCTGACCGGCAAAGTGCTGGGTGGCATCGTCAACGCCGAAGAAAAACAGCGCACGGTCGAACGTGTCTGCGTCGAGTTGGGTATTGCCGCCAATCAGGCGATTGTCATGGGTGACGGCGCCAACGATCTCAACATGATGAGCGTCGCCGGCCTGTCGGTCGCCTTCCGTGCGAAGCCTGTGGTACGTAAAAAAGCCAGCGTGGCCTTGAATTTTGTCGGTTTGGATGGCATCTTGCCTATATTGGCGTGA
- a CDS encoding aspartyl protease family protein, with protein MNRLEFLSPVFVVAALLVSANVLAELSRADMLIAAARDAMGSPAAWSKAMVLHETGKISAGGLSGNYENWEDLGSLHNSGSYVLGPTSGSNGWDGKQAWTTDATKEVRIEKSSEATAGAIQDAYRSGYAFLFPDRFPGTADYSGARQADGKTYESVKFTPKGAEPFEIWFDPATHLVAREIQLTGVQPATFIFSDFAKADGILLPRKTIQRTANNPKYDAIGEVASIALGAVGQESRYAPPAPPKNSAQWPTGQDSVTLPFRLLNNHIYVEASINGAQPQLFVFDTGATNILDTNAAKVLGVAVEGALPGGGFGDKVEDFGLAKVKSVSLGGLTLPDQVFGTENSTGWGAIEGIKSAGLLGYEFVKRAVLTIDYAKRTLTFTKQEAFHPPKDVPPIPFTFDSHIPMVAGTLDGFTGEFEIDTGSRGALTVMRTFADANGLVDKYHATRTATVGYGVGGPSKALLARAGKLTLGPVVIAAPVTELITDKGGAANATRTAGNIGGDLLKRFTVTFDYAHQNIWLQANLQAGKLQAFDRSGLWISRAEGGDIMVGDVANQSAAAEIGLAAGDEIVSINGKSAKDTAIYDLREEFKGTPGTKFVLGVKSKGGERTLTLVLADQV; from the coding sequence ATGAACCGTTTAGAGTTTCTTTCCCCTGTATTTGTTGTCGCGGCCCTCCTTGTGTCGGCTAATGTCCTGGCGGAGCTGTCCAGGGCAGATATGTTGATTGCGGCGGCAAGGGACGCCATGGGCAGCCCGGCAGCATGGAGCAAGGCGATGGTCTTGCATGAAACCGGCAAGATTTCGGCAGGCGGCTTGAGCGGCAATTATGAAAACTGGGAAGATCTCGGCTCCCTGCATAATTCTGGCAGTTATGTGCTCGGACCAACGTCAGGCAGCAATGGCTGGGACGGCAAGCAGGCGTGGACTACCGATGCCACCAAGGAGGTGCGCATCGAAAAGAGCAGCGAGGCGACCGCCGGCGCGATTCAAGACGCCTATCGCAGCGGCTACGCCTTTTTGTTCCCCGACCGCTTTCCCGGTACCGCGGACTATAGCGGTGCCAGGCAGGCCGATGGCAAGACCTATGAGTCGGTAAAATTCACCCCCAAAGGAGCTGAGCCTTTTGAAATCTGGTTTGATCCTGCAACCCATTTGGTAGCGCGTGAAATTCAATTGACCGGCGTGCAGCCGGCGACGTTTATTTTTTCAGATTTCGCCAAGGCTGACGGTATTTTGCTGCCAAGGAAAACCATTCAAAGAACCGCCAACAATCCCAAATACGATGCCATAGGTGAGGTTGCATCCATCGCCCTAGGAGCTGTGGGGCAGGAGAGTCGTTATGCACCTCCGGCGCCGCCAAAGAATTCGGCGCAATGGCCGACAGGCCAGGATTCTGTGACCTTGCCGTTTCGGCTGCTGAATAATCATATTTACGTGGAAGCTTCCATCAATGGCGCACAACCGCAACTGTTTGTCTTTGATACCGGCGCCACCAATATTCTCGACACCAACGCTGCCAAGGTGCTGGGTGTCGCGGTAGAGGGAGCATTGCCTGGCGGCGGCTTTGGCGACAAGGTCGAGGATTTTGGCCTGGCCAAGGTCAAAAGTGTCTCGCTGGGCGGACTGACGCTTCCCGATCAGGTATTTGGCACTGAAAATTCGACCGGATGGGGCGCGATTGAAGGCATTAAATCAGCCGGACTTTTGGGTTATGAGTTCGTTAAACGCGCGGTGCTGACGATCGATTATGCGAAGCGTACTTTGACCTTTACGAAGCAAGAGGCGTTTCATCCGCCCAAGGATGTACCGCCAATTCCATTTACCTTTGACAGCCATATCCCGATGGTGGCCGGCACGCTGGACGGTTTTACCGGTGAATTCGAAATCGATACCGGTTCGCGCGGCGCGCTGACGGTGATGCGTACCTTCGCCGACGCCAACGGGCTGGTGGATAAATACCATGCGACCCGCACGGCGACCGTGGGTTACGGTGTCGGCGGCCCCTCCAAGGCGCTGTTGGCGAGAGCCGGCAAACTTACGCTTGGGCCGGTTGTGATTGCAGCGCCGGTGACTGAACTCATTACGGATAAGGGCGGCGCGGCTAACGCCACGCGTACTGCTGGCAATATCGGCGGCGATCTGCTGAAACGGTTCACGGTGACTTTCGACTATGCGCACCAGAACATCTGGCTGCAAGCCAATCTGCAGGCCGGCAAGTTGCAGGCGTTCGATCGTTCCGGCCTGTGGATCTCCAGGGCGGAGGGCGGCGATATCATGGTGGGTGATGTGGCCAATCAGAGTGCGGCAGCGGAGATTGGGCTTGCTGCCGGCGATGAAATTGTCAGTATCAACGGCAAATCTGCCAAGGACACTGCAATTTACGACTTGCGGGAGGAGTTCAAAGGTACGCCTGGAACAAAATTTGTCCTTGGCGTGAAGAGCAAGGGTGGCGAGCGAACCCTGACCCTGGTGTTGGCCGACCAGGTATAA
- the ompR gene encoding osmolarity response regulator transcription factor OmpR, whose translation MTMNTINTPTQTSTAHQHKILVVDDDIRLRDLLRRYLTEQGFQVVTAENSQAMNKLWIRERYDLLVLDLMLPGEDGLAICRRLRGAGDQTPIIMLTAKGEDVDRIVGLEMGADDYLPKPFNPRELVARISAVLRRKGPEELPGAPSETPQSFEFGEFILDLGTRTLKKNGESIPLTTGEFSVLKVFARHARQPLSREKLMELARGREYEVFDRSLDVQISRLRKLIEPDPASPLYIQTVWGLGYVFIPEGQPR comes from the coding sequence ATGACCATGAATACGATCAACACCCCAACACAAACATCCACCGCCCACCAACATAAGATTTTGGTGGTTGACGACGATATCCGATTGCGCGATCTGCTGCGACGCTACCTGACCGAGCAAGGCTTCCAGGTGGTCACGGCGGAGAATTCACAGGCCATGAACAAGCTGTGGATACGCGAGCGCTACGATCTTCTGGTGCTTGATCTGATGCTGCCGGGCGAAGACGGCTTGGCCATCTGCCGCCGCCTGCGCGGCGCCGGCGACCAGACACCGATCATCATGCTCACCGCCAAAGGCGAAGACGTGGACCGTATCGTCGGCCTGGAAATGGGCGCGGATGATTATCTGCCAAAGCCATTCAATCCACGCGAACTGGTGGCCCGTATCAGCGCAGTGCTGCGCCGCAAAGGTCCGGAAGAATTGCCCGGCGCACCGTCGGAGACGCCGCAATCCTTCGAGTTCGGCGAATTCATACTCGACCTTGGCACCCGTACCTTGAAAAAAAATGGCGAATCAATTCCCCTGACCACCGGTGAATTCTCCGTACTCAAGGTATTTGCGCGGCACGCACGGCAACCGCTGTCGCGTGAAAAGCTGATGGAACTGGCGCGTGGCCGCGAATATGAAGTATTCGATCGCAGCCTCGACGTGCAAATCTCGCGCCTGCGCAAGCTGATCGAACCGGATCCAGCCAGCCCGCTGTATATCCAGACGGTGTGGGGACTGGGCTATGTGTTCATTCCGGAAGGCCAGCCACGTTGA
- a CDS encoding sensor histidine kinase, with amino-acid sequence MAGTNRLAWLKSGLLWRTFFMLAFLITVSMVTWIASFRIVERGPRAQQLAAQIISIVTITRAALTHSAPDLRRELLFDLASNEGIRIYPLEDTDQIDPPTDDALMPDVEKEIRSKLGNQTRFSSRVNDISGFWVSFKIDGDEYWLVLDRDRVERGSGVQWLQWASVALILSLLGAMFISTLINQPLSRLTAATRAVAKGLQPEPLPETGPTEIEEANRSFNQMVSDLQRIESDRAIILAGISHDLRTPLARMLLEVEMANLSDDARGGMQSDLAQMDGIIGQFLHYAKPTDTSSFEKINLSELIDNVVQTAERQADIRIKTDIAPGIHISGNETELRRVLNNVIENSRRYGKKDGDDCVDIDINCQARQDRAIVNIADHGPGIPDGEIDRLLRPFTRLDVARGQANGSGLGLAIVSRIIKQHGGKLRLSNREGGGLNTQIDMQLKA; translated from the coding sequence ATGGCAGGAACTAACCGCCTGGCGTGGCTGAAAAGCGGTCTGCTGTGGCGGACCTTTTTCATGCTGGCGTTCCTGATCACGGTCAGCATGGTGACCTGGATCGCCAGTTTTCGCATCGTCGAGCGCGGTCCGCGGGCGCAGCAACTGGCCGCGCAAATCATCTCGATCGTCACCATCACCCGCGCCGCCCTGACCCACTCCGCGCCTGACTTGCGGCGCGAATTGTTGTTCGACCTCGCCAGCAACGAAGGTATCCGCATCTATCCGCTGGAAGACACCGACCAGATCGATCCTCCTACCGACGACGCCTTGATGCCGGACGTGGAAAAGGAGATACGTTCCAAGCTCGGCAACCAGACCCGTTTTTCTTCCAGGGTCAACGACATCAGCGGTTTCTGGGTCAGCTTCAAAATCGACGGCGATGAATACTGGCTTGTGCTAGACCGCGACCGGGTGGAGCGTGGCTCCGGCGTACAATGGCTGCAATGGGCCAGCGTGGCGTTGATACTGTCGCTGCTGGGAGCGATGTTCATTTCTACCCTGATCAACCAGCCGCTATCGCGCCTGACCGCCGCAACCAGGGCGGTCGCCAAAGGCCTGCAGCCCGAACCCTTGCCGGAAACCGGGCCAACCGAGATTGAAGAAGCCAACCGCAGCTTCAACCAGATGGTCAGCGACCTGCAACGCATCGAATCCGACCGGGCGATTATCCTGGCCGGCATCTCGCATGACTTGCGCACGCCGCTGGCGCGCATGCTGCTTGAGGTCGAAATGGCAAACCTGTCCGATGACGCGCGTGGCGGCATGCAATCCGACCTGGCGCAAATGGATGGCATCATTGGCCAATTCTTGCACTATGCCAAACCGACGGATACCAGCAGTTTTGAGAAAATCAACCTGAGCGAGTTGATCGACAACGTGGTGCAAACGGCGGAACGCCAGGCCGACATCCGGATCAAGACCGATATTGCGCCGGGCATCCATATTTCCGGCAATGAAACCGAACTGCGGCGCGTACTGAACAACGTCATCGAAAATTCCCGCCGCTACGGAAAAAAAGACGGCGACGACTGCGTTGATATCGATATCAACTGCCAGGCGCGGCAGGATCGGGCGATCGTCAACATCGCAGATCACGGCCCAGGCATTCCGGACGGCGAGATAGACCGGTTGTTGCGGCCGTTCACTCGCCTCGATGTCGCCCGCGGACAAGCCAACGGCTCAGGACTGGGGCTGGCGATCGTCAGCCGCATCATCAAACAGCATGGCGGCAAACTACGGCTCAGCAATCGCGAAGGCGGTGGCCTGAACACCCAGATCGACATGCAACTGAAAGCGTAG
- the mfd gene encoding transcription-repair coupling factor, giving the protein MSLDLEELLPKPATQFALPALHGSADAYALAQAALALKQQQRMLVVVVADATDGQRLRTEIPWFQASCEQSNGLRCHLLPDWETLPYDAFSPHQDLVSERLATLYEVQSGHCDVLLVPATTALVRMAPPSFLAGYTFFFKQGETLDEARLKTQLTLAGYGHVNQVMSPGEYSVRGGLIDIFPMGSVLPYRLDLFGDAIETIRTFDADTQRSLYPVKEVRLLPGREFPMDEAARSAFRSRWREVFEGDPSRSAIYKDIGNGIASAGIEYYLPLFFEETATLFDYLPTNATFALAGDIDGAIQRFWGDTQSRYKFLKSDRERPLLAPEALFLTDEIFFGLVKPFGRWVIQRSDAASDLSAPIPNIAVNRRIDDPLTNLRAYLLQTDRRVMICAETNGRRETLQQYFNEYNLPLALCDGYADFIGSPQKLMLGVAPLHAGFELPQYVFITETELYAGSGRRIGKKKQEGVTQVESMVRDLSELKIGDPVVHINHGIGRYMGLLSMDLGEGETEFLHLEYAKDTKLYVPVSQLHVISRYSGASPEDAPLHALGSGQWEKAKRRAAQQVRDTAAELLNLYARRAVRQGHAFEYSAHDYEAFSESFGFEETADQAAAINAVIKDMTSGKPMDRLICGDVGFGKTEVALRAAFVAVLGGKQVAILAPTTLLAEQHAQTFTDRFADWPVKIAELSRFRSGKEITQAVKGMADGTLDIVIGTHKLLSDDIKFSRLGLVIIDEEHRFGVRQKEALKALRSEVDVLTLTATPIPRTLGMALEGLREFSIIATAPQKRLAIKTFVRSEGESTIREACLRELKRGGQVYFLHNEVETIQNRKAMLEALLPEARIAIAHGQMHERDLEKVMRDFVAQRFNILLCTTIIETGIDVPTANTIIMHRADKFGLAQLHQLRGRVGRSHHQAYAYLLVHDVQGLTKLAQRRLDAIQQMEELGSGFYLAMHDLEIRGAGEVLGDNQSGEMHEIGFQLYSDMLNEAVRALKNGQEPDLAAPLSTTTEINLHVPALLPNDYCGDVHERLSIYKRLANCSAQDKIDDLQEELIDRFGKLPDPAKALIETHRLRISAKSIGIVKIDAHTDSALLQFVPNPPIDAMRIIDLIQKNRHIKLNGQDKLRITVNMPDLAARLTQVKTTIKALAG; this is encoded by the coding sequence ATGTCCCTAGATCTAGAAGAATTGCTGCCCAAGCCGGCCACCCAATTTGCCTTGCCTGCCTTGCACGGCTCGGCCGATGCGTATGCGTTGGCGCAAGCCGCGCTGGCGCTCAAGCAGCAACAGCGCATGCTGGTGGTCGTGGTGGCCGACGCCACCGACGGCCAACGCCTGCGGACAGAAATTCCCTGGTTCCAGGCAAGCTGCGAGCAGTCCAACGGCTTGCGTTGCCATTTGCTGCCAGACTGGGAAACCCTGCCCTACGACGCCTTTTCGCCGCATCAGGATCTGGTATCCGAACGTCTGGCGACACTGTACGAAGTGCAGAGTGGTCATTGTGACGTCTTGCTGGTACCGGCTACTACAGCGCTGGTCAGGATGGCTCCGCCGTCTTTCTTGGCTGGTTATACCTTCTTTTTCAAGCAGGGCGAGACGCTGGACGAAGCGCGCCTGAAAACGCAACTGACGCTGGCCGGCTACGGCCATGTCAATCAGGTCATGTCTCCCGGCGAGTACTCGGTGCGCGGCGGTCTGATCGATATTTTCCCGATGGGTTCGGTCCTTCCGTACCGGCTAGACCTGTTTGGCGACGCCATCGAAACCATCCGCACTTTCGATGCCGATACCCAGCGCTCGCTCTACCCGGTCAAGGAAGTGCGCTTGCTGCCCGGCCGCGAATTTCCTATGGACGAAGCCGCACGCTCCGCTTTCCGCAGCCGCTGGCGCGAAGTATTCGAAGGCGACCCTTCACGTTCGGCAATATACAAGGACATTGGCAACGGCATCGCCTCAGCCGGCATCGAATATTATTTACCCCTATTCTTTGAAGAAACCGCGACCCTGTTCGACTACCTGCCGACAAACGCCACCTTTGCGCTGGCAGGCGATATCGACGGCGCTATCCAGCGCTTCTGGGGCGATACCCAATCGCGCTATAAATTCCTGAAATCGGACCGTGAACGGCCTTTGCTGGCGCCGGAAGCCTTGTTTTTAACCGACGAAATTTTCTTTGGCCTGGTCAAGCCCTTTGGCCGCTGGGTGATCCAGCGGAGCGATGCCGCCTCAGACTTGTCGGCGCCGATTCCCAACATCGCAGTCAACCGCCGCATCGACGATCCGCTGACCAACCTGCGCGCCTACCTGCTGCAAACCGACCGCCGTGTGATGATCTGCGCCGAAACCAACGGCCGCCGCGAAACCTTGCAGCAGTATTTCAACGAATACAACCTGCCGCTTGCCCTGTGCGACGGCTATGCCGACTTTATTGGCTCGCCCCAAAAACTGATGCTGGGCGTAGCGCCGCTGCACGCTGGTTTCGAGTTGCCGCAATACGTCTTCATCACAGAAACCGAGCTCTACGCGGGATCCGGCCGCAGGATCGGCAAGAAGAAACAAGAAGGTGTGACTCAGGTCGAATCGATGGTGCGCGATCTGTCGGAACTCAAGATCGGCGATCCGGTAGTACACATCAACCATGGCATCGGCCGCTACATGGGCTTGCTGAGCATGGATCTGGGTGAAGGCGAGACCGAATTCCTGCACCTGGAATATGCCAAGGACACCAAGCTGTATGTGCCGGTCTCGCAATTACATGTGATCTCGCGTTATTCCGGCGCCTCGCCGGAGGACGCACCGCTGCATGCGCTCGGATCCGGCCAGTGGGAAAAAGCCAAGCGCCGCGCCGCGCAGCAAGTGCGCGACACCGCGGCAGAACTGCTTAACCTGTACGCCCGCCGAGCGGTACGCCAGGGCCATGCTTTCGAATATTCCGCCCACGATTACGAAGCATTCTCCGAAAGCTTCGGTTTTGAAGAAACCGCCGACCAGGCTGCCGCCATCAATGCCGTCATCAAGGACATGACCAGCGGCAAGCCGATGGACCGCCTGATTTGCGGCGATGTCGGCTTTGGCAAGACCGAGGTCGCCTTGCGCGCCGCCTTTGTTGCGGTACTGGGCGGCAAACAAGTCGCCATCCTGGCGCCAACTACCTTGCTGGCGGAACAGCACGCGCAAACCTTCACCGACCGCTTTGCCGACTGGCCGGTGAAAATCGCCGAACTGTCGCGCTTCCGCTCCGGCAAGGAAATCACACAAGCCGTCAAGGGTATGGCCGACGGTACGCTCGACATTGTCATCGGCACCCACAAACTGCTATCGGACGATATCAAGTTTTCGCGACTGGGGCTGGTAATCATCGACGAAGAACACCGCTTCGGCGTGCGGCAAAAGGAAGCGCTCAAGGCCTTGCGTTCCGAAGTGGACGTGCTGACGCTGACCGCCACACCGATCCCGCGTACCTTGGGCATGGCGCTGGAAGGCCTGCGCGAATTCTCTATCATCGCTACTGCGCCGCAAAAGCGCCTGGCGATCAAAACCTTCGTCCGCAGCGAAGGCGAATCGACCATCCGTGAGGCATGCCTGCGCGAGTTGAAACGCGGTGGCCAGGTTTACTTCCTGCACAACGAAGTCGAAACCATACAGAACCGCAAGGCAATGCTGGAGGCTTTACTGCCGGAAGCCCGTATCGCTATCGCCCATGGCCAGATGCATGAGCGCGATCTGGAAAAAGTCATGCGCGATTTTGTCGCCCAGCGCTTCAACATCCTGCTGTGCACGACGATTATCGAAACCGGGATTGACGTCCCGACTGCCAACACCATCATCATGCACCGCGCTGACAAGTTCGGCTTGGCGCAGTTGCACCAGTTACGTGGCCGGGTCGGCCGTTCGCATCACCAGGCTTACGCTTACTTGCTGGTGCACGACGTGCAAGGCTTGACCAAGCTGGCGCAGCGCCGCCTGGACGCAATCCAGCAAATGGAAGAGCTCGGCAGCGGTTTCTACCTGGCGATGCACGACCTGGAAATCCGTGGGGCCGGCGAGGTGCTCGGTGATAACCAGTCCGGCGAAATGCATGAGATCGGTTTCCAGCTGTATTCCGACATGCTCAATGAAGCGGTACGCGCCCTGAAAAATGGACAGGAGCCTGATCTGGCGGCGCCATTGTCGACCACCACCGAAATCAATCTGCACGTCCCCGCCCTGCTTCCCAATGATTATTGCGGCGATGTGCATGAACGTTTGTCGATCTACAAACGACTGGCGAATTGCAGTGCGCAAGACAAGATCGACGACCTGCAGGAAGAATTGATCGACCGTTTCGGTAAGCTACCGGATCCTGCCAAGGCGTTGATCGAAACGCACAGATTGCGGATTTCCGCGAAATCGATCGGCATCGTCAAAATCGATGCGCATACCGATTCGGCCTTGCTGCAATTCGTGCCCAACCCGCCAATCGACGCCATGCGCATCATCGACCTGATACAAAAGAACCGCCATATCAAGCTGAATGGCCAGGATAAATTGCGCATCACCGTCAACATGCCCGATCTGGCAGCGCGCCTGACGCAGGTCAAGACAACAATCAAAGCCCTGGCCGGGTAA
- the ispF gene encoding 2-C-methyl-D-erythritol 2,4-cyclodiphosphate synthase: protein MSQQFRIGQGYDCHALQVGRPLIIGGVTIPHKTGLLGHSDADVLLHAIIDALFGAAALGDIGRHFSDTDVQFAGADSRKLLREAVRLIAAAGYAIGNIDSTIIAQAPKMAPHIPQMVAHIAEDCGVAVNQVNVKAKTNEKLGYLGREEGIAAEAVALLFLR, encoded by the coding sequence ATGAGCCAACAATTTCGCATCGGCCAGGGCTATGATTGCCACGCTTTGCAAGTCGGGCGGCCACTGATTATCGGCGGCGTGACTATCCCGCATAAAACCGGTTTGCTGGGGCATTCTGATGCAGATGTCTTGCTACACGCGATTATCGATGCCTTGTTCGGCGCGGCTGCGCTGGGCGATATCGGCCGCCATTTTTCCGATACCGATGTGCAGTTTGCGGGCGCCGATTCACGCAAATTACTGCGCGAGGCGGTCCGCCTGATCGCCGCCGCCGGCTATGCAATCGGCAATATCGATTCGACCATCATCGCCCAGGCGCCGAAAATGGCGCCGCATATTCCGCAAATGGTGGCGCACATTGCCGAAGATTGCGGAGTCGCGGTCAACCAGGTCAATGTCAAAGCCAAAACCAATGAAAAACTTGGCTATCTGGGACGGGAAGAGGGAATTGCCGCTGAAGCGGTCGCTTTGCTATTCCTGCGCTGA